In the Sandaracinus amylolyticus genome, GCGCGATCGCGATGGTGGGCGACGGCGTCAACGACGCGCCCGCGCTCGCCGCGGCCGACGTCGGCATCGCGATGGGGAGCGGCGCCGCCGCCGCAGTGGAGACTGCCGGCGTGACGCTCGCGCAGCCCGACCCGGTGCGCATCGCCGAGTCGATCGCGCTCGCGCGCGCGACGATGCGCGTGGTGCGACAGAACCTCGCGTGGGCCTTCGCGTACAACCTCGTCGCGGTGCCGTTCGCGGCGCTCGGCGGCTTCGGGGTCGTCGCCGGCACCAGCGGACCGGCGCTCGCCGCCGCGGCGATGGCGATGAGCTCGGTGACGGTCGTGCTCAACTCGCTGCGCCTCGGGGCTCGGCGCCTCGGACGCGAGCGCGACACTCGCTGACACGCACGTGGCCGGCCGCCACGCAGATGGTGAGCACCGAGACTGGCACGCACGTCGCAAATCTCCGGCGCGAGCGCGCAGCTCTGGACGCGCGGCGGAGGTGGCTCGTGGCGGTGAAGAAGCGAGCATCGGCGGTGGCTGTGGGTGTGTCGTTCGTGCTGGTGCTGACGCTCTTCGCGGGCAGCGCGCTCGGTCAGCAAGGGACGCTCGCGAGACCGGCGCCCGCGAGCGAGGCGCTCGCGCTCGTGTTCCGGGTGCGCGGTCTGCGCAGTGATCGCGGGCAGGTGATGGGCGCGCTCTTCGATCGACCGGAGCGGTGGGTGCGCGCGGGCGAAGAGGTCGCGGCGTGCCACGTGCGCATCCGCGGTCGTGAGGCGCGCTGCGAGCTGACGGCGCGGCCCGGGCGCTACGCGTTCGCGTTCGCGCACGACGAGGACGGCGATGGTCGCTTCGACCGCGACTTCCTCGGGATCCCGCAGGAGGGCTACGGGTTCTCGAACAACGTGCGCCCCTCGCTCTCGCTCCCGAGCTGGCAGTCGGCCGCGTTCCCGCTCCGCGAGACGCCGAGCGGCGAGCTCGTCGTCACCACGCGCTACGGGATCTGATCGCTATCGCCGCAGCACCGTCTCCGGCGTCTCGCCCTCTGCCGTCCGGATCACGCCGCGCTCGGTGTAGATCGCGCGCACCAGGCGCGCGGGCGTCACGTCGAACGCGGGATGGCGACACGGGATCCCGTCCTCGACGAGCACGCTCGCGCCGACCTTCGCGACCTCGTCGCGCGAGCGCTCTTCGATCGGGATCGCACGACCGTCCGGCGTGCGGCGATCGATCGTGCTCCACGGCGCCGCGACCGTGAACGGCACCTCGTGCGCGCCGCACAACACCGCGAGCCCGTAGGTGCCGATCTTGTTCGCGACGTCGCCGTTCGCCGCGATGCGATCCGCGCCCACCACCGCGAACCCGATCTCGCCGCGCGACAGGAAGTGACCGGTCATCGAGTCGGTGATGACCTCGACCGGGATGCCGTCGTGGTGGAGCTCCCACGACGTGAGCCGCGCGCCCTGCAGATACGGACGCGTCTCGCACGCGAGCACCTTCGCGATCCGTCCCTCCGCGTGTGCGGCCCGGATCACACCGAGCGCGGTGCCGTAGCCACCCGTCGCGAGCGCGCCCGCGTTGCAGTGCGTGATCACGGTCGCGCCGATCGGGACGTCCTTCGCGCCGAGCGCGCCCATCGCCTTGCACGCTGCGACGTCCTCGCGATGGATCGCCTCGGCCTCCGCGATCATCCGCGCCGCGCGCGCCTCGGGCTCGAGCTTCGCGACGTCGGCGGCGATTCGCGCCATCCGCGCGATCGCCCACGCGAGGTTCACCGCGGTCGGACGCGTCGCATCGAGCGCGCGCCCCGCGACCCCGATCGCCATCAGGAACACCGCGGCCTCGCCGCGCTCCTGCACCGCGAGCTGCGCGAGCCCGTACGCGGCGGTGATCCCGATCGCAGGCGCGCCGCGCACCACCATCGTGCGGATCGCGTCCGCGACCTCGTCCGCCTTGCGGAGTCGCAGATAGCGGATCTCCGAGGGCAGGAGGCGCTGATCGAGCAGCACGACCTCGTTCGTCGCGGGCTCGTACTCGACGGCGAAGAACGCGCGGCTTCCGGAGAGCGGTTCGCGCGAGAGCTCGGGGAGACGCATTCGTTCGCCAGCATAACCGCCGCAGCGGGCGCGCCGAGGTGACGTCCGCGCAGCACGTGGGTGGTCCCACGCGGGTGTCGTGTGTGGCGCACGCGTGACGAGAACGCGCGTATCGTGACCGGTTCGGCATCTCCCTGTTTCCGGTTGGGGCGCGACGCGTCATCGAGGCGAAACGCGGCAGGGGGTGGCGACCGAGTTATCCACGGAACCTGTGGATAACTTGTGGAGCGCTGGGGATCGTTTGTGGGTCGAGCGTGACGCACGCCCGGTCGTCCTCGCGCTCCGAAGCCGGCGGTCGACGTGCGCTGCGCGCGCGTGAGAGCCTCGACACGCGATGATTCCGCCGACGCACTACCGGCACTCCAACCGCGTCTCGCTCCTCTGGCTCCCGCCCGCGCTCGCCGTCTGCGCTGCGATCGCGTTCGTGATGGCGTTCGTCTACGCGTACGCGATGGTCTACGTGCCGGTCGTGCAGCTCGCGTTCTTGCTGCCGATCGTCTACGGCGCGGGCATGGGCGCGGGGATCACGTGGATCCTCAAGAAAGCCAAGGTGCGGAGCCCGTTCATCGCGACCGGCATCGCGTTCCTCGCGACCGCGGGGTCGTACGCGCTCTCGTGGATCCCGTGGACGTACGCGACGTACGCGCGCGCCGACGTCCCCGGGCTGACCTTCCTCGACGTGCTCTGGCCGCCCTCGCTGATCTCGATGATCGCCGGGATCTACGAGACCGGCGCGTGGTCGATCGGCAGCGGCGGCGGCGAGGCGGTGA is a window encoding:
- a CDS encoding DUF2141 domain-containing protein, yielding MAVGVSFVLVLTLFAGSALGQQGTLARPAPASEALALVFRVRGLRSDRGQVMGALFDRPERWVRAGEEVAACHVRIRGREARCELTARPGRYAFAFAHDEDGDGRFDRDFLGIPQEGYGFSNNVRPSLSLPSWQSAAFPLRETPSGELVVTTRYGI
- the mtnA gene encoding S-methyl-5-thioribose-1-phosphate isomerase, which encodes MRLPELSREPLSGSRAFFAVEYEPATNEVVLLDQRLLPSEIRYLRLRKADEVADAIRTMVVRGAPAIGITAAYGLAQLAVQERGEAAVFLMAIGVAGRALDATRPTAVNLAWAIARMARIAADVAKLEPEARAARMIAEAEAIHREDVAACKAMGALGAKDVPIGATVITHCNAGALATGGYGTALGVIRAAHAEGRIAKVLACETRPYLQGARLTSWELHHDGIPVEVITDSMTGHFLSRGEIGFAVVGADRIAANGDVANKIGTYGLAVLCGAHEVPFTVAAPWSTIDRRTPDGRAIPIEERSRDEVAKVGASVLVEDGIPCRHPAFDVTPARLVRAIYTERGVIRTAEGETPETVLRR